A portion of the Kiritimatiellia bacterium genome contains these proteins:
- a CDS encoding DUF4965 domain-containing protein — MPRHRIFLSVILWLALVVNGGGQPTNAPRGLRTRWAARVNPEAPWPEYPRPTLVRTDWQNLNGVWELAVTPTNAAAPSEWPLRILVPYPVESALSGVGRRVSPAERLWYRRTFVVPEGWRDRRLLLHFGAVDWEAVVIVNGREVGRHRGGYDAFSFDVTDALQPGPTQTLMVAVWDPTSAGYQPRGKQHLNPHGIWYTPVSGIWQTPWLEPVPRAHICSLRVTPRAADGSLELEADTACHGPPPADAGPLELGVEVLDNGRRVAVARGPADAVLRVEIPSPKLWSPESPHLYDLAVTLWCGTQAVDRVTSYAGLRSIEVRRDAAGVLRLHLNGRPLFMFGPLDQGWWPEGLYTAPTDEALRFDIETTRAYGMNLIRKHVKVEPERWYWWCDRLGMLVFQDMPNADAGDGRLDRRRSDEAAAQFERELRAMVTQRFNHPSIVMWIPFNEGWGQHETARYTELVRQLDPTRPVNEASGWHDRGSGDVRDLHHYPDPVAPNELDPRRALVLGEFGGLGLPLAGHLWQPDRNWGYRTYRDTNYLTEAFLDLIDRLHPLTGAPGLSAAVYTQTTDVEIEVNGLMTYDRAVFKIPPERVAPHIRRLYAPPESRRHAPDRLTPPAVPLVVHDPYFSIWSPADHPAAAPTEHWTGRPHRLTALLRLDGRTWRLLGSSPRSIPPMRLASLEVLPTRTIYHFEEDGVRVSLAFITPVLPEDLDILSRPVTYVSCFVRPLDGRVRTAQFYLDVAPELAVNEPAQIVEWTAPSMEGLVALRVGTVDQPVLVRRGDDVRIDWGYLYLAAPAREGATTALGDPLRLRAAFAESGTWPPDATSTSAPAAAAEAPWGALAMNLGRADRDGALGWLMLAYDDLWSIRYMQTDLRPYWRRAGWEAADLLAAAARDFRELSRRCEAFDRELMADLERVGGRPYARLAALAYRQCFGAGKFVADANGQPIQFSKENHSNGCIGTADVFYPMAPQFLLFGPSLARSFLVPFMNYAASERWRFPFAPHDLGTYPHANGQRYGGGETSEANQMPVEESGNLLLLMAAVAKLEGHANFAARWRPQLDRWAEYLREKGFDPEHQLCTDDFAGHLAHNANLSLKAICALGAYAQLCEAWGDNARAAQFRDLARQFAAQWMRAADDGDHYRLAFDRPGTWSQKYNLVWDRLLGLHLFPPEVARREMAHYRRVQNRYGLPLDNRADYTKLDWIVWTATLTGRQRDFDALVMPVIRFLNETPDRSPMTDWYFTSTARKRGFTARPVVGAVFLPVLYHDDIWRKWAARDRTKADQYAPIPPPPALRAIVPTSDDSPQLWRYSLRAPPPEWSRPDFDDSAWGEAPGGFGTPGTPGAAVGTEWNTERIWLRRRVTIPDLRNSRVWLRIHHDEDVEVYLNGRLAFRQSGFLTSYELVPLAPDLVRTLDAGPLTIAVTCRQTGGGQYVDVGLVCETVR; from the coding sequence GAGGTCAGCCCACGAATGCGCCACGAGGGCTCCGGACACGCTGGGCGGCACGGGTGAATCCTGAGGCTCCCTGGCCGGAGTACCCGAGGCCGACGCTGGTACGGACGGACTGGCAGAATCTCAACGGAGTCTGGGAGCTGGCGGTCACGCCGACGAACGCGGCGGCACCGTCCGAATGGCCGCTTCGCATTCTGGTGCCCTATCCGGTCGAGTCGGCGCTCAGCGGCGTGGGGCGGCGAGTGTCGCCGGCGGAGCGCCTCTGGTACCGCCGGACGTTCGTGGTGCCGGAAGGGTGGCGCGACCGGCGGCTGTTGCTGCACTTCGGCGCGGTCGACTGGGAGGCAGTGGTGATCGTGAACGGCCGAGAGGTTGGCCGCCACCGCGGCGGGTACGACGCATTTTCGTTCGACGTCACCGATGCTCTACAGCCGGGACCCACACAGACGCTCATGGTCGCGGTGTGGGACCCGACCTCCGCCGGGTACCAGCCGCGCGGCAAACAGCACTTGAACCCTCATGGGATCTGGTACACGCCGGTCTCCGGCATCTGGCAGACACCGTGGCTCGAGCCGGTGCCGCGCGCGCACATCTGTTCGCTGCGCGTGACACCGCGCGCGGCGGACGGCTCGCTGGAGCTCGAGGCGGACACCGCCTGCCACGGGCCGCCCCCGGCCGACGCCGGCCCGCTGGAGCTGGGCGTGGAGGTGCTCGACAACGGGCGCCGTGTTGCGGTCGCGCGCGGGCCGGCCGATGCGGTGCTGCGCGTGGAGATCCCGAGCCCGAAGCTGTGGTCGCCCGAGTCACCGCATCTTTACGACCTGGCGGTGACGCTCTGGTGCGGCACACAGGCGGTAGACCGGGTCACCTCGTATGCGGGTCTGCGTTCGATCGAGGTCCGTCGCGATGCGGCCGGCGTGCTGCGGCTGCACCTGAACGGGCGGCCGTTGTTCATGTTCGGCCCCCTCGACCAGGGCTGGTGGCCGGAAGGCCTGTACACCGCGCCCACCGACGAGGCGCTCCGCTTCGACATCGAAACGACGCGCGCCTATGGCATGAACCTGATCCGCAAGCATGTGAAGGTCGAGCCCGAGCGCTGGTACTGGTGGTGCGACCGGCTCGGCATGCTGGTCTTCCAGGACATGCCCAACGCGGACGCCGGCGACGGGCGGCTGGACCGGCGCCGTTCCGACGAGGCCGCCGCGCAGTTTGAGCGGGAGCTGCGCGCGATGGTCACCCAGCGCTTCAACCATCCATCGATCGTGATGTGGATTCCCTTCAATGAGGGCTGGGGCCAGCACGAGACCGCCCGTTACACTGAGCTGGTTCGCCAGCTGGATCCGACGCGCCCTGTGAACGAGGCCAGCGGCTGGCATGATCGCGGCAGCGGTGACGTCCGCGATCTGCACCACTATCCCGATCCCGTGGCGCCGAACGAGCTCGACCCGCGCCGCGCGCTCGTGCTGGGTGAATTCGGCGGACTTGGTCTGCCGCTCGCCGGCCATCTGTGGCAGCCCGACCGCAACTGGGGCTACCGCACCTACCGCGACACGAACTATCTCACCGAGGCGTTTCTCGATTTGATCGACCGGCTGCACCCCTTGACCGGCGCGCCCGGTCTATCCGCCGCGGTCTACACGCAGACGACGGACGTGGAGATCGAGGTGAACGGTCTGATGACCTACGACCGCGCGGTGTTCAAGATTCCGCCGGAACGGGTTGCGCCGCACATCCGCCGCCTGTATGCGCCTCCAGAGTCCCGCCGGCATGCGCCCGACCGCTTGACGCCGCCCGCGGTGCCGCTGGTGGTCCACGACCCCTATTTCAGTATCTGGTCGCCGGCCGACCACCCCGCCGCTGCGCCCACCGAGCACTGGACGGGGCGGCCGCACCGGCTCACCGCGCTGCTCCGCCTGGACGGGCGGACGTGGCGGCTGCTCGGCTCGTCGCCGCGCTCGATCCCGCCGATGCGGCTCGCTTCGCTCGAGGTGCTGCCCACGCGCACGATTTACCACTTCGAGGAGGACGGAGTGCGCGTGTCGCTGGCGTTCATCACGCCCGTATTGCCGGAAGATCTCGACATCCTGTCGCGCCCGGTCACGTACGTAAGTTGTTTTGTGCGGCCGCTGGATGGTCGTGTCCGAACAGCGCAGTTCTACCTCGATGTGGCGCCGGAGCTGGCGGTGAACGAGCCGGCGCAGATCGTCGAATGGACTGCGCCTTCGATGGAGGGCCTCGTCGCGCTGCGCGTGGGCACCGTGGACCAGCCGGTCCTCGTGCGCCGCGGCGATGACGTGCGGATTGACTGGGGGTACCTCTACCTGGCCGCGCCGGCGCGCGAAGGGGCGACGACCGCGCTGGGCGACCCGCTGCGGCTGCGCGCCGCGTTTGCGGAGTCCGGCACCTGGCCGCCGGACGCAACGAGCACGTCGGCCCCTGCCGCGGCCGCCGAGGCTCCCTGGGGCGCGCTCGCGATGAACCTCGGGCGCGCCGACCGCGACGGTGCGCTCGGCTGGCTGATGCTCGCCTACGACGATCTCTGGTCCATTCGGTACATGCAGACCGATCTGCGGCCCTACTGGCGACGCGCCGGCTGGGAGGCCGCCGACCTGCTGGCCGCCGCCGCGCGCGACTTCCGCGAGCTCAGCCGTCGTTGCGAAGCGTTTGATCGAGAACTGATGGCGGACCTCGAACGCGTAGGTGGCCGTCCGTATGCGCGGCTCGCCGCGCTCGCGTACCGCCAGTGCTTCGGTGCGGGGAAGTTTGTCGCCGACGCGAACGGCCAGCCGATCCAGTTCTCGAAGGAGAACCACTCCAACGGCTGCATCGGCACCGCGGATGTCTTCTATCCCATGGCGCCGCAGTTTCTGCTCTTCGGTCCGTCGCTCGCGCGCTCCTTCCTGGTGCCGTTCATGAACTACGCGGCTTCGGAGCGGTGGCGGTTTCCGTTCGCGCCGCACGATCTGGGCACCTATCCGCACGCGAACGGCCAGCGCTACGGCGGCGGCGAAACCAGCGAGGCCAATCAGATGCCGGTGGAGGAAAGCGGCAATCTGCTGCTGCTGATGGCCGCGGTCGCGAAACTGGAAGGTCATGCGAACTTCGCGGCGCGGTGGCGGCCGCAGCTGGACCGCTGGGCGGAATATCTGCGCGAGAAGGGATTCGATCCGGAGCACCAGCTCTGCACCGACGACTTCGCCGGTCACCTCGCCCACAATGCGAACCTCAGCCTGAAAGCGATCTGCGCGCTCGGCGCCTATGCTCAGCTCTGTGAGGCCTGGGGCGACAACGCACGAGCCGCGCAGTTCCGGGACCTCGCGCGGCAATTTGCCGCCCAGTGGATGCGCGCCGCTGACGACGGCGACCACTACCGGCTTGCGTTCGATCGGCCCGGCACGTGGAGCCAGAAGTACAACCTGGTGTGGGACCGGCTGTTGGGCCTCCATCTCTTTCCCCCCGAGGTCGCCCGCCGCGAAATGGCGCACTACCGCCGCGTGCAAAACCGCTATGGCCTGCCGCTCGACAACCGCGCCGACTACACGAAGCTCGACTGGATCGTCTGGACCGCCACCCTCACCGGCCGCCAACGTGACTTCGACGCGCTCGTGATGCCGGTGATCCGTTTCCTGAACGAAACGCCGGATCGCTCCCCGATGACCGACTGGTACTTCACCTCCACTGCCCGCAAACGCGGCTTCACCGCCCGCCCCGTCGTCGGCGCGGTGTTTCTGCCGGTCCTCTACCACGACGACATCTGGCGCAAATGGGCTGCGCGCGACCGCACCAAGGCCGATCAGTACGCACCGATCCCGCCGCCGCCCGCGTTACGCGCGATCGTGCCGACGTCGGACGACTCGCCGCAGCTGTGGCGGTACTCGCTGAGGGCCCCGCCGCCGGAGTGGAGCCGTCCGGACTTTGACGACTCGGCCTGGGGAGAGGCGCCGGGCGGCTTCGGCACGCCCGGCACGCCCGGCGCCGCGGTCGGCACGGAATGGAACACCGAGCGCATCTGGCTGCGCCGACGCGTCACCATTCCGGATCTGCGCAACAGCCGCGTGTGGCTGCGCATCCACCACGATGAAGACGTCGAGGTCTACCTGAATGGCCGCCTCGCGTTCCGACAGAGCGGCTTTCTGACCAGCTATGAACTGGTACCGCTGGCGCCTGACCTGGTGCGCACGCTGGACGCCGGACCGCTCACGATCGCCGTCACCTGCCGGCAGACCGGTGGCGGCCAGTACGTGGATGTCGGCCTGGTGTGCGAAACGGTGCGCTGA